The following proteins come from a genomic window of Brevibacillus antibioticus:
- the hprK gene encoding HPr(Ser) kinase/phosphatase — translation MRKTNVSHLVDHFNMTILSGEEGLGREITVTDLSRPGLQLAGYYSYYAQERIQLFGLTEINFFQTLTPEERLERMNFLMQSQVPCFCVTRNQMVPEEVIDVSNRLGVPVLQSPLATTTLVGKVTNFLENRLAPTTTIHGVLTDIYGVGVLIMGSSGIGKSEAALELVKRGHRLVADDAVEIKQTQGGQLSGSAPELIQHLLEIRGVGIINIMTMFGAGAVRNIKNIEMVVQLELWEPHKMYERLGLDEETLKIMDTEIPIITVPVRPGRNLAVIIEVAAMNFRLKRMGYNAAMHFTRKQSNAILEDADSDL, via the coding sequence ATGCGTAAGACGAATGTGAGCCATCTAGTGGACCATTTCAATATGACGATCTTGAGCGGGGAAGAGGGCTTGGGGCGTGAGATTACCGTAACGGATTTGAGCCGTCCCGGCCTGCAGTTAGCCGGTTACTATTCGTATTATGCGCAAGAGCGGATTCAATTGTTCGGCCTGACGGAAATCAACTTTTTTCAGACGCTGACTCCAGAGGAACGGCTAGAACGGATGAATTTTCTCATGCAAAGTCAGGTTCCTTGTTTCTGTGTGACCCGTAATCAGATGGTGCCTGAAGAGGTGATTGACGTTTCCAATCGGTTGGGGGTACCTGTACTCCAGTCCCCGCTGGCAACGACGACGCTAGTCGGGAAGGTGACCAACTTCCTGGAGAATCGTCTTGCACCAACGACGACGATTCATGGGGTACTCACAGACATTTATGGCGTCGGCGTTTTGATTATGGGATCGAGTGGGATCGGGAAGAGTGAAGCTGCACTTGAGCTTGTAAAGCGCGGACACCGACTCGTAGCAGATGACGCAGTGGAGATTAAGCAGACACAGGGCGGGCAGCTAAGCGGTAGCGCTCCTGAGCTGATTCAGCATCTCTTGGAAATCCGGGGCGTGGGGATTATCAACATTATGACGATGTTTGGGGCAGGTGCCGTGCGCAATATAAAGAACATCGAGATGGTTGTTCAGCTAGAGCTGTGGGAGCCACATAAAATGTACGAGCGGTTGGGGCTCGATGAGGAAACATTGAAGATCATGGATACCGAAATTCCGATTATTACCGTTCCTGTTCGACCAGGACGAAACTTGGCAGTCATCATTGAGGTTGCAGCGATGAACTTCCGTCTGAAACGGATGGGTTACAACGCAGCAATGCACTTCACACGCAAACAGTCGAATGCCATTTTAGAAGATGCCGATTCTGACTTGTAG
- a CDS encoding HD domain-containing protein, which yields MDYVKNSLAALPADLVAEAQKRFDGQDPAHDWQHNLRVIAMCERIGREEGADMEVLRLAALLHDIGRAEERQTGECHAEISARLAGEWLSERSMTEAFISRVQSAILAHRFRKDRPPHTLEEKVLFDADKLDSIGAIGVARVFAYTGVIGQPIQSDDPNQHTPYKEYTWKLQRIKDKLFTKTAQKIAEDRHRFMTTFFEQWEWEVTGIR from the coding sequence ATGGATTACGTGAAGAATTCTCTTGCCGCTCTACCTGCCGATCTGGTGGCAGAAGCACAGAAGCGTTTTGATGGACAAGATCCTGCACACGATTGGCAGCATAATTTGCGTGTGATAGCGATGTGTGAGCGGATTGGTCGGGAGGAAGGAGCAGATATGGAAGTGCTGCGTCTCGCTGCTTTGCTGCATGACATCGGGAGAGCAGAAGAACGGCAAACAGGGGAGTGCCATGCCGAAATCAGCGCAAGACTAGCAGGGGAATGGCTCTCCGAACGCAGTATGACGGAAGCATTCATCTCACGTGTGCAGTCTGCGATTCTCGCCCATCGTTTTCGCAAAGACCGACCTCCACATACCTTGGAAGAAAAGGTTTTGTTTGATGCCGACAAGCTGGATTCGATTGGGGCTATTGGAGTGGCTCGGGTTTTTGCTTATACTGGGGTTATTGGGCAACCCATACAATCGGATGACCCCAATCAGCATACACCTTATAAGGAATACACTTGGAAGCTGCAGCGCATCAAAGACAAGCTTTTCACCAAGACTGCCCAGAAAATCGCAGAAGACAGACATCGATTCATGACAACGTTTTTTGAACAATGGGAATGGGAAGTAACGGGAATTCGTTAA
- a CDS encoding acyltransferase, whose product MRKTTRYPVNGVNPLWHMYRTVSFWKVMKNFIVIQLSRYTPIVSWKNWMYRTFLRMEVGQHSAVALMVMMDIMFPEKIKIGRNCVIGYNTTILAHEYLIDEYRLGEVIIEDAVLVGANTTILPGVTIGKGAIVAAGTVVHKDVPPGAFVGGNPMQLIRMKASEEEVM is encoded by the coding sequence ATGAGGAAGACAACACGTTATCCCGTAAATGGGGTAAACCCGCTTTGGCACATGTATCGAACGGTAAGCTTCTGGAAAGTCATGAAAAATTTCATCGTCATCCAACTCTCCAGATATACGCCGATCGTTTCGTGGAAGAATTGGATGTACCGCACATTTTTGCGTATGGAAGTAGGTCAGCATAGTGCGGTTGCGTTGATGGTGATGATGGATATCATGTTTCCGGAGAAAATCAAGATCGGTCGTAATTGCGTGATCGGGTATAATACGACCATACTTGCGCATGAATATTTGATAGATGAATATCGTTTGGGAGAAGTGATTATTGAGGATGCTGTCCTGGTAGGAGCTAACACGACCATTTTGCCGGGAGTAACGATTGGCAAAGGGGCCATTGTCGCAGCGGGAACGGTTGTTCATAAAGATGTTCCGCCTGGCGCCTTTGTAGGTGGGAACCCCATGCAGCTCATTCGAATGAAAGCTTCAGAGGAAGAAGTCATGTAG
- a CDS encoding phage holin family protein produces MSRWIIKMLLNGAALLLISSWFHSIYVANFTVALWATLILGMVNTVIRPILLFFTFPLQVLTIGLFWFVINAVTFALTAYFIDGFEVGPWPDNIGTVIVAAALMSIFGYLIEAVVGVRKEKR; encoded by the coding sequence ATGAGCCGCTGGATAATCAAAATGCTTTTAAACGGGGCTGCGCTGCTTTTGATCAGCAGTTGGTTCCATTCTATTTATGTCGCGAATTTCACAGTAGCACTATGGGCTACGTTGATTTTGGGGATGGTCAACACAGTGATTCGGCCGATTCTACTGTTTTTTACTTTTCCCTTGCAAGTATTGACGATCGGTTTGTTCTGGTTTGTCATTAATGCCGTGACGTTTGCGTTGACTGCCTACTTTATTGATGGATTTGAAGTGGGGCCATGGCCTGACAACATTGGCACTGTCATCGTGGCAGCAGCACTGATGAGTATTTTTGGCTACCTCATTGAAGCTGTGGTAGGGGTGAGAAAAGAAAAGAGGTAG